A genomic region of Drosophila santomea strain STO CAGO 1482 unplaced genomic scaffold, Prin_Dsan_1.1 Segkk8_quiver_pilon_scaf, whole genome shotgun sequence contains the following coding sequences:
- the LOC122756655 gene encoding uncharacterized protein LOC122756655, with amino-acid sequence MPTTLRTLHVVKLEELPPDALVSGSQDSSSDPSVQSAFPQEQRLHVTDRTSNIRYLIDYGSVVSVVPRTLIKQKTTQAEMTLYAANQTIIHTYGRYITNLDLELRRNFTWPFIIAVVHTPIIGAAFLAEFQLLIDLKHRCLIDSVTGLSTTACLAQAKQTSVSAVQGIYKFRELLQEFVEVTKPSSKHTKQHDVQHHIETYGTTVSDRPRRLSGDKLATAKKEINFLIEHMSSLKKSFVQPTSHGHQKRRFLEGMRRLS; translated from the coding sequence ATGCCGACCACCCTGCGCACGCTCCACGTCGTTAAACTAGAGGAGCTGCCGCCTGACGCGCTGGTCAGCGGCAgccaggacagcagcagcgatccATCAGTTCAATCAGCTTTTCCACAGGAGCAGCGTTTGCACGTCACCGATCGTACTTCCAACATCAGATACCTCATCGATTATGGATCTGTGGTTTCAGTTGTACCTCGCACGCTGATTAAACAGAAAACCACCCAAGCCGAAATGACGCTATACGCAGCAAACCAGACCATCATTCACACCTATGGTAGATATATAACTAATCTGGACTTGGAGCTCAGACGCAATTTCACCTGGCCATTCATCATTGCGGTCGTACACACACCTATAATTGGAGCAGCCTTTTTAGCCGAATTCCAGCTTCTTATTGATCTCAAACACAGATGCCTTATTGACTCGGTCACAGGACTGTCAACAACCGCGTGCCTAGCACAGGCGAAGCAAACATCCGTTTCCGCTGTGCagggaatttataaatttCGAGAGCTTCTGCAAGAGTTTGTGGAAGTCACTAAACCGTCATCGAAGCATACAAAGCAACATGATGTACAACACCATATCGAAACATATGGGACCACCGTTTCTGACCGACCACGACGCTTATCTGGAGATAAACTTGCAACTgcgaaaaaggaaatcaacttTCTAATCGAGCATATGTCGTCCCTCAAAAAGTCCTTTGTCCAGCCCACTTCACATGGCCACCAAAAAAGACGGTTTCTGGAGGGCATGCGGCGATTATCGTAA